One Triticum dicoccoides isolate Atlit2015 ecotype Zavitan chromosome 5B, WEW_v2.0, whole genome shotgun sequence genomic window carries:
- the LOC119310323 gene encoding putative wall-associated receptor kinase-like 16 — MKLGCSQFLLSCHVLLCLSAIWVLAMADVPAGQRPGCPAKCGDVDIPFPFGIGDKCALHSGFNLSCTNTSVDGVKKPLKGNIEVTKIILPEAKVRMNTRAISSQCYDPATRSMNYIDFGLNLTDSPFWISEVDNKIIVIGCNTLAYMTSSTYVIGCRSTCKNVTLENGKCSGAGCCQADVPKGIQYYRGYFNENYNTSTWPDNPCSYVTLMEKAAFSFNTSYVRSNSPVFDETSNGVVPIVLDWKIDAHACEEAKNTSSYACVSSNSVCVNATTIEPGYLCNCSDGYRGNPYITDGCQDINECLENANACGNGICENTPGNHTCSCNPGSSMVNDVCVEKPSRFPVMPVVGASVGVVVFVVALACACMIQERRKLQKMKRDYFRQHGGLILFDEMRSKQGIAFKIFTEEELQQATNRFSEQQVLGQGGYGTVYKGILKGDVEVAVKRCKTIDEQQKKEFGKEMLILSQVNHRNIVKLLGCCLEVEVPMLVYEFVPNGTLFQLIHGNHGMRISLATRLGIAHESADAIAYLHSSASTPILHGDIKSPNILLDMDHQAKVSDFGASILAPTDKSQFITLVHGTCGYLDPEYMQTNLLTDKSDVYSFGVVLLELLTAKLPFNFNPDVPAHEKSLSMMFMYAMKENKLDQILDVEIKDGDNTEIIEEIAELAMRCLEMCGDNRPSMKEVAEKLDSLRKVMQHPWVQRNPEEMECLLGEPSSMASSAITSAEYFNIEKKAVNDLQSGR, encoded by the exons ATGAAGCTGGGGTGTTCTCAGTTTCTTCTTTCTTGCCATGTTCTTCTCTGCCTTTCGGCGATTTGGGTCCTGGCCATGGCGGATGTACCGGCAGGCCAGCGTCCCGGCTGCCCGGCCAAGTGCGGGGACGTCGACATCCCATTCCCGTTCGGCATCGGCGACAAGTGCGCTTTGCACAGCGGCTTTAACCTCAGCTGCACGAACACGTCTGTGGATGGCGTCAAGAAGCCTCTTAAGGGGAATATCGAGGTGACTAAGATCATTTTGCCTGAGGCCAAGGTCCGAATGAATACCAGGGCGATCTCGTCGCAGTGCTATGACCCAGCCACTAGAAGTATGAACTACATTGACTTTGGGCTGAACCTCACCGATTCACCTTTCTGGATATCCGAGGTGGATAACAAAATTATCGTCATCGGGTGCAATACTCTCGCTTATATGACAAGCTCTACT TATGTAATAGGTTGCCGTTCAACATGCAAGAACGTCACCCTCGAGAACGGCAAATGCTCTGGTGCTGGCTGCTGCCAAGCCGATGTCCCAAAAGGCATACAGTATTATCGTGGCTATTTCAACGAAAACTACAACACTTCTACCTGGCCAGACAACCCTTGCAGCTACGTGACATTGATGGAAAAGGCAGCTTTCAGTTTCAACACCAGCTATGTGAGATCAAATTCTCCAGTGTTCGATGAGACATCCAATGGGGTAGTTCCAATTGTCCTGGACTGGAAAATAGATGCTCACGCTTGCGAGGAAGCTAAGAACACGAGTTCTTACGCATGTGTTAGCAGCAACAGTGTGTGTGTGAATGCCACCACCATCGAGCCAGGTTACCTCTGCAATTGCTCCGATGGGTACAGAGGTAACCCATACATCACGGACGGATGCCAAG ATATTAATGAGTGCCTTGAAAATGCTAATGCTTGTGGCAATGGGATCTGTGAGAACACGCCGGGGAATCACACCTGCTCATGCAACCCAGGAAGTTCCATGGTGAATGATGTTTGCGTTGAAAAGCCTTCCCGTTTTCCGGTGATGCCTGTTGTAG GTGCAAGTGTTGGAGTAGTCGTCTTTGTGGTTGCTTTAGCATGTGCATGCATGATCCAAGAGAGAAGAAAGCTACAGAAAATGAAACGAGACTACTTTCGGCAGCACGGTGGTCTAATATTATTTGATGAGATGAGGTCAAAGCAAGGTATTGCATTCAAAATCTTCACGGAAGAAGAACTGCAGCAAGCCACGAACAGGTTTAGTGAGCAACAAGTACTTGGTCAAGGGGGCTATGGAACCGTGTACAAGGGGATTCTTAAGGGCGACGTGGAAGTAGCGGTGAAGAGATGCAAGACCATTGACGAGCAACAAAAAAAAGAATTTGGTAAAGAGATGCTAATCTTGTCCCAGGTCAACCATAGAAACATTGTGAAGCTCCTCGGGTGTTGCCTCGAAGTGGAAGTCCCCATGCTGGTCTACGAGTTCGTCCCAAACGGCACCCTCTTCCAGCTTATACACGGTAACCATGGCATGCGTATCTCCCTGGCTACTCGCTTGGGGATCGCCCACGAGTCCGCCGACGCGATTGCCTACCTCCACTCATCGGCTTCGACGCCGATCCTCCACGGCGATATCAAGTCCCCCAACATTCTTCTTGACATGGACCACCAAGCTAAAGTTTCTGACTTTGGCGCCTCCATCCTGGCACCAACTGATAAGTCACAATTCATCACACTGGTACATGGAACATGCGGGTACCTTGACCCGGAGTACATGCAAACCAACCTGCTAACGGACAAGAGCGACGTGTACAGCTTTGGGGTTGTTTTGTTGGAGCTACTCACGGCCAAATTGCCATTTAATTTTAATCCGGATGTCCCTGCCCACGAGAAGAGCCTATCAATGATGTTTATGTATGCCATGAAGGAGAATAAGCTCGATCAAATCTTGGATGTTGAGATCAAGGATGGGGATAACACAGAGATTATTGAAGAGATCGCGGAGCTAGCGATGCGATGCTTAGAGATGTGTGGTGACAATAGGCCATCGATGAAGGAAGTTGCGGAGAAGCTTGATAGTCTGAGGAAGgtgatgcaacatccatgggtacaGCGGAACCCTGAAGAGATGGAATGCCTACTTGGAGAGCCCTCATCGATGGCCAGCTCGGCAATAACCAGTGCCGAATATTTCAACATCGAGAAGAAAGCTGTTAATGATCTGCAGTCAGGTCGTTAA